A region from the Vicia villosa cultivar HV-30 ecotype Madison, WI linkage group LG3, Vvil1.0, whole genome shotgun sequence genome encodes:
- the LOC131661137 gene encoding (DL)-glycerol-3-phosphatase 1, mitochondrial-like produces the protein MANPSGGRKPITHVVFDMDGLLLDTEKFYTEVQETILARYNKTFEWPLKAKMMGMKAIEAAKVFVEETGISDSLSAEQFLVEREDMLRSLFPTSELLPGVSRLLKHLHAKGVPIAVATGSHGRHFELKTQRHGELFSLMHHIVLGDDPEVKQGKPSPDVFLAAAKRFEGGPVDPNNILVFEDAPSGVQAAKNAGMSVVMVPDPRLDKSYQGAADQVLKSLLDFNPSEWGLPAFEDNGS, from the exons ATGGCCAATCCCTCCGGCGGAAGAAAGCCAATCACACATGTCGTTTTTGACATGGACGGTCTCTTGCTCG ACACAGAGAAATTCTATACTGAAGTTCAGGAAACTATACTGGCTAGATACAATAAAACCTTTGAATGGCCCCTCAAGGCAAAGATGATGGGAATGAAAGCAATAGAAGCTGCAAAGGTCTTTGTTGAAGAGACTGGAATCAGTGATTCACTTAGTGCTGAGCAATTTCTTGTAGAAAGAGAAGATATGCTGAGGAGTTTGTTTCCAACAAGTGAGCTTTTGCCAG GTGTTAGCCGTTTGCTCAAACATCTACATGCAAAAGGAGTTCCTATTGCCGTGGCAACGGG TTCTCACGGGCGACATTTTGAATTGAAAACGCAAAGACACGGTGAATTGTTTTCTCTGATGCATCATATTGTTCTTGGTGATGACCCTGAAGTTAAACAGGGAAAACCATCACCTGATGTATTTCTTGCTGCAGCCAAGAGATTTGAG GGTGGACCAGTAGATCCAAATAACATACTTGTTTTTGAAGATGCACCCTCTGGAGTTCAAGCAGCTAAGAATGCTGGGAT GTCAGTTGTTATGGTTCCTGATCCGAGATTGGACAAATCTTATCAGGGTGCCGCAGACCAAGTTTTAAAGTCATTGTTGGATTTCAACCCCAGCGAGTGGGGTTTACCTGCATTTGAAGACAATGGAAGTTAA
- the LOC131655518 gene encoding U-box domain-containing protein 27-like — protein MVREREKAIDLCITVPTFFKCPISLDVMKSPVSLCTGVTYDRASIQRWLDDGNNTCPATMQILKTKDFVPNRTLHSLIQIWTDSVHRRVEPPFLPSVPSKDQLLQTITDLRTSPGSPGLNRINRLGLITKAVRFGQDSDQNRAFLAKLDGFVSLMVTFLDNVDGSVEFLEQVLTALGLVLEKIEDRDGLKNDILKGKNKKCLDSMLLVLRRGSNNSRIATARVLKFIALDGESQILIAENEPLIIELLNLSKPEKDPKVIENCLSCLVAISQPKRNKVKLVKFGAMKTLSRLLTEANTTVKVVEKALKLVESASTTSEGRKEMCEDAACVAAILNKVLKVSNVATGHAVTILWSVCYLFRDQKAQEAVTQANGLTKILLLIQGYCSPQVRQMCTDLLQIFRVNSKSCLSSYETKTSHIMPF, from the coding sequence ATGGttagagaaagagaaaaagcTATCGATCTATGCATCACTGTTCCCACTTTCTTCAAATGCCCAATCTCCCTCGACGTCATGAAATCTCCCGTTAGCCTCTGCACCGGTGTCACCTACGACCGTGCCAGTATCCAGCGCTGGCTAGACGATGGCAACAACACATGTCCTGCCACCATGCAGATTCTCAAAACTAAAGATTTCGTTCCGAATCGTACTCTACATAGTCTCATCCAGATCTGGACCGACTCGGTTCACCGCCGGGTCGAACCGCCTTTTCTACCTTCAGTTCCTTCTAAAGATCAACTCCTTCAAACAATCACCGATTTAAGAACCTCTCCCGGTTCTCCCGGTCTAAACCGTATAAACCGGCTCGGCTTAATCACAAAAGCGGTTCGGTTCGGTCAGGATTCCGATCAGAACCGAGCTTTTCTCGCGAAATTAGACGGTTTTGTTTCTCTTATGGTTACTTTCCTCGACAATGTTGACGGGAGCGTTGAGTTTCTCGAACAGGTTTTAACGGCGTTAGGTTTAGTTCTGGAAAAAATCGAAGATCGTGACGGTTTAAAAAACGATATATTGAAAGGGAAGAACAAAAAATGTTTAGATTCTATGCTTCTTGTTTTACGAAGAGGAAGCAACAATTCGAGAATTGCAACCGCTAGGGTTTTGAAATTTATAGCTCTCGACGGTGAATCACAGATTCTGATAGCCGAGAACGAACCTCTGATAATTGAATTACTGAATTTATCGAAACCAGAGAAAGATCCGAAGGTGATTGAAAACTGTTTATCGTGTTTAGTAGCGATCTCGCAACCGAAAAGGAACAAGGTGAAACTGGTGAAATTCGGAGCAATGAAAACGTTGTCGAGGTTACTAACAGAGGCTAATACGACGGTGAAAGTGGTGGAGAAGGCGTTGAAGCTGGTGGAAAGCGCGTCGACGACGAGTGAGGGAAGGAAAGAGATGTGTGAGGACGCGGCGTGTGTGGCGGCGATACTGAATAAAGTTCTGAAGGTGTCGAACGTGGCGACGGGGCACGCGGTGACGATACTGTGGAGTGTGTGTTATCTGTTTCGGGATCAGAAAGCGCAAGAAGCGGTTACGCAGGCGAATGGGTTAACGAAGATACTGTTGTTGATACAGGGTTATTGTTCTCCTCAAGTGCGTCAAATGTGTACGGATTTGCTACAGATTTTTAGGGTTAACTCGAAATCGtgtctttcttcttatgaaaccaAGACATCACATATCATGCCATTTTGA